One window of Cydia pomonella isolate Wapato2018A chromosome 5, ilCydPomo1, whole genome shotgun sequence genomic DNA carries:
- the LOC133517608 gene encoding uncharacterized protein LOC133517608, which translates to MFYSIPYKLRLISRNEGKIKSYESCVDVRAWNHDVAVRGGHLRAWIKSDMPCCVIPVSTLVATLRVMGCRSRGRLTPRCHPNCKSKVVLESICNSCQTIKECFQNNPKYEKYFDEEEFETSHWPCERCLDALKGIKMLWKIILEKIFRIHIPKTEKTPLNDRSYTMLTTVKSWKNEIVHEALYVKNMTVLDLNKNNDVTSSSCKFQSEVKQASPIYPARSRNVETTNAIVNKNNNSVIKTESYVVIAKTPKPRKVSRSISVNIKKADVCCETSYLEEGDNKVCKNDLQQNLNVLMVDIERLKKENMSLKMELQSVYNKSAPKPRLSRLAPLLSNDALAYLPKPFEEEETTNFVDDVNSEMIITMKNCRKLGYKQVSLLQVLHKSNQPFFSTNSKTDSSCRKEDPIHVLEKLQTTFGAIMQREVGLVSNKKCSEKSSSEIDASYHNYKIKLNKSPSKLQNETKLSSVNECDCSRDVKK; encoded by the exons atgttttacagtataCCATACAAATTGCGTCTGATATCCCGAAACgaaggtaaaataaaatcttatgaGTCGTGTGTGGACGTCAGAGCTTGGAACCACGATGTGGCAGTTCGAGGCGGGCACCTCAGAGCGTGGATCAAGAGTGATATGCCCTGCTGTGTAATACCCGTTTCAACGCTAGTTGCAACTTTGAGGGTAATGGGTTGCAGGAGCCGTGGCCGC CTCACACCAAGATGCCATCCAAATTGCAAATCCAAAGTAGTACTGGAAAGTATATGCAATTCTTGTCAGACTATTAAAGAATGCTTTCAGAATAATccgaaatatgaaaaatattttgatgaa gAAGAATTCGAAACAAGTCATTGGCCTTGTGAGCGATGTCTGGATGCTTTGAAAGGTATCAAAATGTTATGGAagataattttggaaaaaatattcCGTATTCATATTCCAAAAACGGAGAAAACTCCCCTTAATGACCGTTCATACACTATGTTAACTACGGTTAAATCATGGAAAAATGAAATTGTCCATGAAGCtttatatgttaaaaatatgacTGTACTTGAtctgaataaaaataatgacgTGACATCAAGTTCATGTAAATTTCAATCTGAAGTTAAGCAAGCATCTCCTATCTATCCTGCAAGATCCAGGAATGTCGAAACAACTAACGCGattgttaataaaaacaataattctGTAATAAAAACTGAAAGTTACGTTGTGATCGCCAAGACTCCCAAACCACGTAAAGTAAGTAGAAGTATATCAGTTAACATAAAGAAAGCTGATGTCTGTTGCGAAACCTCTTACTTAGAAGAAGGGGACAATAAAGTATGTAAAAACGATTTGCAACAAAACTTAAACGTACTAATGGTGGATATAGAAAGATTGAAAAAGGAGAACATGTCATTGAAGATGGAGTTACAGAGCGTTTATAACAAAAGCGCTCCTAAGCCTCGTTTGTCCCGTTTGGCACCGCTGCTATCAAATGACGCTTTAGCCTATCTTCCTAAACCATTCGAAGAAGAAGAGACCACTAACTTTGTTGATGATGTTAATTCTGAGATGATTATAACTATGAAGAATTGCAGAAAACTG GGCTATAAACAAGTGTCACTTTTACAAGTTTTGCACAAATCAAACCAACCATTTTTCAGTACAAATAGTAAAACTGACTCAAGTTGCAGAAAAGAAGATCCCATCCACGTCTTGGAAAAAC TGCAAACTACTTTTGGGGCCATAATGCAGCGCGAAGTTGGTCTTGTGAGCAATAAGAAGTGCAGTGAAAAATCTTCATCGGAAATAGACGCGTCGTATCATAACTACAAAATAAAGCTAAACAAGTCACCTTCTAAGctacaaaatgaaacaaaactgTCGTCTGTCAATGAATGT GATTGTTCCCGGGATGTGAAGAAGTGA
- the LOC133517600 gene encoding LOW QUALITY PROTEIN: centromere-associated protein E-like (The sequence of the model RefSeq protein was modified relative to this genomic sequence to represent the inferred CDS: deleted 1 base in 1 codon), whose product MSFITKRERVFHDLELCDLPPRNEGKLKAYASCTDARAWSHFGSSKTEHLTELIKRNNDLSVPVKYVPTKVIVDTLMASKNLEIGRLKRKIEEFEQMLAAYDELDLDCAQKCEIAKAHAAIKEANKDLDDLCLNLDMSTYTDGFETESFETGKSKSSIKSKGAESDRSRGDAWTVMLDKDLATQGNQTSLVCPCDVSVSVEDPRIDEMKEQIISKDAKLNAMRNSLAIMENDICEPFGIYAHIYTALEKIFGVLSQNSKYKQYLNLMTAGKDIRCIDIKGKILFKMKVLEKFCLALIAPCSKEFQCTSGKDCPCYYADVSTKMESYRLMPTECMSSDSTKRSQLVADIMEHEEMKEILSKESTPDEDDDYDSDTDKQVFDTASVINEENQKRIKDLQECYEDLLNCYENFKHETDCIRVRCAKYEDLELELERLRGQLKEYNSLWNEKEHYRKRSEDLDSLKQQYIVLAEESSGLETKLKAESEINHIKANAIDELRTQNMSLEKRLNELYVSFEKDKNDLQCQLQESECKCMCQDQQIKSLSSQIVKLLEQQPENIPLQDTSLSKENESLKEQLKQYQEIEYEFQDKMSRINQLEAEITKWRAAYEDLFKQNQQYEGYIDSFQKEKEILMKENSALREEIKDKSDAVENLMGVIKIKSLEIHKLTDENQNVCSQLELLGEKYKDHVNLSRRESHEFLRKVKDYDDFVQKQEDLSNDIEEKMREYESLKILLKAKLEENEKLKSDLNRLQNEDAYNKKSLEIFKRESSLMETKLSELEDISQQFMNLKNAFEQLSKEKNGLEKELRKKASQLESAIYSIKLNKKESGELLKQSESIQGELTRLHSNNDLLKQQINHLQDENKALKTECARLSNLEHELSDLKKAIADLLKEKTELEHSFKIKEQELNHMHDILDRKIEENKSLMEELDTLKSHHLQATNNIRTLANENELHQTELDRYRRESSVLIEKLQFHNKLESELQELKTDHDGIKLEKERLQKELDAQLLDFQKIQEEKRELQNRTDDLLAHNNDLEKALVNTRNQLMQSSPSEYKPLADVTKEIQKMRIEKNDAQKEIRELLHKLDESEQVILNFEDEINARDHKIAAMQNHINALQDEVQKLQYLLEQALDAGNDIKNTNLSIEQARQQIEAHHSKASHNLKLELAVLQQSKSKLEDQLSITKSQYELSSKNKLSYLSEIEDLKNDREIIVTDIKQLEIFSVGDSELNSDDCEIERILHSIDRIRRAFEARHAKTLSLEQTLAKVQASSQLVLNKADETKTYFENEKQRILNEKEDVLNEKNSLEKQLIDLKNELNKQISLDGDIIKDLRAEISNQQLIFDKIHESTEKYIMTLQDEIQSLKDLYQVAHSNISELQEKLSKSTAENDEKDSITQNLIAELESKTKEISEIKLNFDSLAKDQCAKKASGKRDISSQTDNVQHHSFFDLTGSTTKSSDEVAQYDLTKINKPGHRDSIKPMYDLLPQHKPPLLNEVQILAAETTPTFDFVRSSYLDYKMKRLGPGLLEHHSIPSLSASTYISSYVDESHEMSNNLSESNDSYNSEDMGTGTSIEGLVDIYHSPSDGIKNSSKMIGISIRKQNSLETYGQTSDDVYPNMKNNISISDVIKPTENYSERQTTAKSQNEKHVEIPEKKSDDSDRRHVKSNVKFENSSTISLHSNKKETDTTKLKLNINLPRVGVESNSNVFTTDNDNNSIDSSTLDTYSDPIQEPLSDTTVQIPSSSERDNKSGKISLPTISNADDFYMKSRSFIELPSKDSSSNKSSSPSDSRISADKTNDTLGQFIVFEDRKVRVTKPQQIFTFVEKLQKSGFKKDEASFRFVTDGQNDPKTGKTSEHIVKLDGFDKSDDNIGLDLSKSKRRVKTSKASQKEIVYDDPLEGLVSRESNKDYLATEKKTKDRISKLPHQKLALSENDKPRHKGRLVPDKKTKTKNGSDDSIDYLKEKKSDSEKSHQDALARLEADVFLKISKSSSNLCDDGNNDNNVQERRSDFALTYILNSLTPDPAENSGNYLISTMSNERYANDMIQPWTALNKIEITGEARKSRPKSVDQSVMVNLDTNNKFYEEVIAGLRKSVDDAEKDHKMQIEAIKIQYDRHIKNIINEHNQGVMSIQSIHEETLRDVVRVHENEVENLRTMSIEAMRKTEKLEKECMSLKSKMSLNSSSLLDEIPTKCEGFLEVTKPRTKQQSDTKVLTKTALEAFDVKPKMRAIGPCTCSLDINISDTIRNIFEQVDVEQRKLAETTYLKYIATKITNGHMEALDTQELSFLHLKVCRIWKQKLNKEEALQKKLDSLEVELIKKQKFAQQHMAELDRKVALEKRRLEEVREAVCRSTPATLSEVKPLPIRKTPENNCSCPCNVEHQAVAERRSTGDLVSAATAVPRTRRKEHKGAMLRTDAEERRDRRLYTDEPPTRLRRQHDRPPRLTKK is encoded by the exons ATGTCTTTTATAACAAAAAGAGAACGCGTATTCCACGATTTGGAGTTGTGTGACTTGCCTCCGAGAAATGAAGGGAAGTTAAAGGCGTATGCGTCTTGCACGGACGCCAGAGCATGGTCACACTTCGGATCCTCGAAGACGGAACACCTAACAGAGCTGATAAAACGAAATAACGATCTATCAGTACCAGTGAAGTATGTGCCTACGAAAGTGATTGTTGACACGCTCATGGCATCTAAGAACTTGGAGATAGGAAGGCTAAAACGTAAGATTGAGGAGTTCGAGCAAATGTTAGCTGCTTATGATGAATTGGATCTAGATTGTGCACAAAAATGTGAAATCGCAAAAGCA CATGCAGCTATCAAAGAAGCTAATAAGGACCTTGACGACTTG tgTTTGAACCTGGATATGTCAACGTATACAGAT GGCTTCGAGACAGAGTCGTTTgag ACTGGGAAGTCTAAAAGC TCTATTAAATCGAAAGGAGCAGAA tctGACCGATCGCGTGGCGATGca TGGACTGTGATGCTCGACAAAGATTTGGCGACGCAAGGCAACCAGACGTCCCTAGTGTGCCCATGCGACGTGAGCGTAT CTGTAGAAGACCCAAGGATAGACGAAATGAAAGAACAAATTATATCGAAAGATGCTAAGTTGAACGCTATGCGTAATTCATTAGCG ataATGGAAAATGATATCTGCGAGCCATTTGGTATTTATGCGCATATCTACACGGCATTAGAGAAAATCTTCGGAGTTCTGTCCCAAAACTCTAAGTACAAACAATATCTTAACCTTATG ACAGCTGGCAAGGACATTCGCTGCATCGACATAAAAGGGAAAATACTGTTTAAGATGAAGGTGCTTGAGAAGTTTTGCCTCGCGTTGATTGCGCCGTGTTCGAAAGAATTTCAATGCACCAGCGGAAAAGACTGCCCTTGTTATTACGCTGACGTTAGCACAAAAATGGAAAGCTATCGGCTAATGCCAACTGAATGCATGAGTTCAGATTCAACAAAAAGATCCCAACTAGTAGCTGACATTATGGAGCATGAAGAAATGAAAGAAATACTAAGCAAAGAAAGCACACCTGATGAGGACGACGATTATGATAGTGACACCGACAAACAGGTGTTCGACACAGCTTCTGTTATTAATGAAGAGAACCAAAAACGTATTAAAGACCTTCAGGAATGCTATGAGGATTTATTGAACTGTTACGAAAATTTTAAACATGAAACTGATTGCATACGAGTACGATGTGCAAAGTATGAGGATCTGGAATTAGAACTGGAACGTTTACGAGGTCAATTAAAGGAATACAATTCACTATGGAATGAGAAAGAACATTACCGAAAACGATCTGAAGATCTAGATAGCTTAAAACAACAATATATAGTACTTGCAGAAGAATCATCTGggttagaaacaaaattaaaggCAGAGTCAgaaataaatcatataaaagCTAATGCGATAGACGAACTGAGAACTCAAAACATGTCACTCGAAAAAAGATTAAATGAATTATATGTCTCATTTGAAAAAGACAAAAATGACCTACAATGCCAACTACAGGAATCTGAATGTAAATGTATGTGCCAAGATCAGCAGATCAAAAGTTTAAGTTCACAAATAGTGAAACTTCTTGAACAACAGCCTGAAAAT ataCCTCTTCAAGATACTTCACTTTCTAAAGAAAACGAGTCATTAAAAGAGCAACTAAAACAATATCAGGAAATAGAATACGAATTTCAGGATAAAATGTCACGCATTAACCAGTTGGAAGCGGAAATCACAAAGTGGAGAG ccGCGTACGAAGACTTGTTTAAACAAAATCAGCAATATGAAGGATATATCGATAGCTTTCAAAAGGAAAAAGAAATACTTATGAAAGAAAATAGCGCATTACGAGAGGAAATTAAGGATAAGTCCGATGCTGTTGAAAATCTCATGGGAGTGATTAAAATTAAGTCTTTAGAAATTCACAAATTGACAGATGAAAATCAAAATGTCTGCAGTCAACTTGAATTATTAGGTGAAAAATATAAAGATCATGTAAACTTATCACGACGAGAGAGTCATGAATTTTTGAGAAAGGTTAAAGACTACGATGACTTTGTCCAAAAACAAGAAGATCTATCAAATGATATAGAAGAGAAAATGCGTGAATATGAATCCTTGAAAATACTTTTGAAGGCAAAACTGGAAGAAAACGAAAAGCTTAAAAGCGACTTGAATCGATTGCAAAATGAAGAtgcctataataaaaaatcccTAGAAATTTTTAAAAGAGAGAGCTCTTTAATGGAGACAAAATTATCTGAACTAGAAGATATTTCTCAAcaatttatgaatttaaaaaatgcttttGAACAATTAAGTAAAGAGAAAAATGGTCTGGAAAAAGAATTAAGAAAAAAAGCTTCTCAACTTGAAAGTGCAATATACTCAATAAAGCTGAATAAAAAAGAAAGTGGTGAACTTTTAAAGCAATCTGAATCTATCCAAGGCGAATTAACAAGACTACATTCGAACAACGATTTATTAAAACAGCAAATAAATCATCTACAGGATGAAAACAAGGCGTTGAAAACGGAATGTGCAAGACTTTCTAATCTTGAACACGAATTATCGGATTTGAAGAAAGCCATCGCTGATttattgaaagaaaagacaGAACTAGagcatagttttaaaattaaagaacAAGAACTGAACCATATGCACGATATATTAGACcgtaaaatagaagaaaacaaaTCGTTAATGGAAGAGCTTGATACTTTAAAATCTCATCACTTACAAGCAACTAATAACATAAGGACATTGGCAAATGAAAATGAACTACATCAAACTGAACTGGATAGATACAGGAGAGAAAGCTcagttttaattgaaaaattgCAATTTCACAACAAATTAGAAAGCGAACTTCAAGAATTGAAAACAGATCATGACGGGATAAAATTAGAAAAAGAAAGATTGCAGAAGGAACTAGATGCTCAGTTATTAGATTttcaaaaaatacaagaagAGAAGAGGGAGCTGCAGAACAGAACTGACGATCTTTTGGCCCATAACAATGATTTAGAGAAGGCGTTAGTCAACACACGGAATCAG CTTATGCAATCGAGCCCCTCAGAATATAAACCACTAGCTGATGTAACAAAAGAAATCCAAAAAATGAGAATTGAAAAAAATGATGCCCAAAAGGAGATTAGGGAGTTGCTGCATAAATTGGACGAATCG GAACAagtaattttgaatttcgaagaTGAGATAAACGCGCGGGACCACAAGATAGCGGCTATGCAGAATCATATCAACGCTTTGCAAGACGAAGTGCAAAAGCTGCAATATCTTCTAGAGCAAGCCCTTGATGCTGGCAATGAcattaaaaacacaaatctTAGCATCGAACAAGCACGCCAGCAGATAGAGGCACATC ATTCAAAAGCATCGCACAATTTGAAGTTGGAATTAGCAGTCCTTCAGCAAAGTAAATCAAAATTAGAAGATCAATTATCAATTACAAAATCACAGTATGAACTATCATCTAAAAATAAGCTAAGCTATTTATCTGAAATTGAAGATTTGAAAAATGATCGAGAAATAATAGTTACTGACATTAAACAACTCGAAATATTTAGCGTTGGTGACAGTGAACTAAATTCAGATGATTGTGAAATAGAACGCATTTTACATTCGATTGATAGAATTAGAAGAGCTTTCGAGGCAAGACATGCAAAAACATTATCTTTAGAACAAACTTTAGCTAAAGTACAAGCTTCATCGCAGTTGGTATTAAACAAAGCCGACGAAACCAAAACATATTTCGAAAATGAGAAGCAAAGGATACTTAATGAAAAAGAAGACGtactaaatgaaaaaaatagtttggaa aaacaattaattgacctgaaaaatgaattaaataagcaaatatCGCTAGATGGGGATATAATCAAAGATTTACGTGCTGAAATTTCAAATCAACaacttatttttgataaaattcaTGAATCGACAgaaaaatacattatgactCTACAAGACGAGATTCAGTCTCTTAAAGATTTGTATCAGGTCGCTCATTCTAATATAAGTGAATTACAAGAAAAACTTAGCAAGAGTACGGCTGAGAATGATGAAAAGGACAGCATTACACAAAATCTTATCGCTGAATTAGAAAGCAAAACTAAAgagatttctgaaataaaattaaattttgatagTTTGGCCAAAGACCAATGCGCCAAGAAAGCCTCAGGAAAAAGAGACATTTCATCACAGACAGATAATGTTCAGCATCACTCATTCTTTGATCTAACTGGTTCTACAACAAAAAGTTCAGATGAAGTGGCTCAGTATgatctaacaaaaataaataaacctggACATAGAGATTCTATCAAACCAATGTATGACCTTTTACCTCAACATAAACCACCATTACTTAATGAGGTCCAAATATTAGCAGCCGAAACCACGCCAACGTTTGATTTTGTCAGGTCCAGTTATTTAGATTATAAAATGAAACGACTTGGACCAGGGTTATTAGAACATCATTCGATTCCTTCTCTATCGGCAAGTACATACATAAGTTCATACGTCGATGAATCACATGAGATGAGTAATAATTTATCCGAGTCTAATGATTCTTATAACTCAGAAGACATGGGGACTGGCACGAGTATTGAAGGTTTGGTTGATATCTATCACAGTCCGTCGGATGGTATAAAAAATTCATCTAAAATGATTGGTATCAGTATTCGAAAACAAAATTCATTGGAAACTTACGGACAAACAAGTGATGACGTTTAtccaaatatgaaaaataatatttccatTAGTGATGTAATTAAACCCACGGAAAATTATAGTGAGCGCCAAACAACAGCAAAATCTCAAAATGAAAAGCATGTTGAAATACCTGAAAAGAAAAGTGACGATAGCGATAGGAGACATGTAAAATCTAATGTGAAATTTGAGAATAGTAGTACTATTTCATTACATTCCAATAAAAAAGAAACCGatacaacaaaattaaaactaaacataaatTTACCTAGAGTAGGAGTTGAGAGCAATTCAAATGTATTTACTACAGATAATGACAATAATTCTATAGATTCTTCTACTCTTGATACTTACAGTGATCCAATACAGGAACCCCTATCCGATACAACGGTACAGATTCCTTCGTCTAGCGAACGCGATAATAAATCTGGAAAAATATCACTGCCAACGATTTCAAATGCTGATGATTTTTACATGAAGTCACGTAGTTTCATAGAATTACCCTCCAAAGATTCATCATCAAATAAATCCAGCAGCCCGTCAGACAGCAGAATATCGGCTGATAAAACAAATGATACTCTAGgccaatttattgtttttgaagACCGCAAAGTAAGGGTGACAAAGCCACAACAAATTTTCACGTTTGTggaaaaactacaaaaatctgGTTTCAAAAAGGATGAAGCATCATTCCGTTTTGTTACCGATGGTCAAAATGACCCAAAAACTGGCAAAACTTCAGAACACATTGTTAAACTAGATGGTTTTGATAAATCTGACGATAATATAGGCCTTGATTTGTCAAAATCAAAGCGAAGAGTCAAAACTAGTAAAGCATCGCAGAAAGAAATTGTATATGATGATCCTTTAGAAGGCTTAGTATCCCGTGAAAGTAACAAAGATTATTTGGCAACTgagaagaaaacaaaagatCGCATTAGCAAATTGCCACATCAAAAACTTGCACTAAGCGAAAATGATAAACCACGCCACAAGGGTCGCTTAGTACCCGATAAGAAAACCAAAACAAAGAATGGCTCTGATGATAGCATTGATtatttaaaagagaaaaaaagtgATAGTGAAAAATCCCACCAGGATGCCCTAGCACGTTTAGAAGCTGatgtttttcttaaaatttcAAAAAGTAGTTCTAACTTGTGTGACGATGGTAATAATGATAACAACGTGCAAGAAAGGCGGAGTGATTTTGCACTTACGTATATTTTGAATTCTTTGACGCCGGATCCTGCAGAAAATTCAGGTAACTATTTAATATCAACTATGAGTAACGAAAGATATGCCAATGACATGATTCAACCATGGACAGCGCTTAATAAAATCGAGATTACTGGCGAAGCTAGAAAAAGTCGTCCAAAATCTGTCGATCAAAGCGTAATGGTAAACttagatacaaataataaattttatgaaGAAGTTATAGCCGGTTTAAGGAAATCTGTAGACGACGCAGAAAAAGACCATAAAATGCAGATTGaagcaataaaaatacagtACGATAGgcacataaaaaatataattaacgaGCACAATCAGGGTGTTATGAGTATACAGAGTATTCACGAAGAAACTTTGCGTGATGTTGTGAGAGTTCATGAAAATGAAGTTGAAAATTTAAGAACAATGAGCATAGAAGCAATGCGCAAAACCGAAAAGCTTGAAAAAGAATGTATGTCACTTAAATCGAAAATGAGTCTCAATAGTTCTTCATTACTTGATGAG ATACCAACTAAATGCGAAGGTTTTCTTGAAGTCACAAAACCTAGGACAAAACAACAATCTGACACAAAAGTGCTAACCAAGACCGCCCTTGAAGCATTCGACGTGAAGCCTAAAATGCGGGCAATTGGTCCGTGCACCTGTTCCTTGGACATCAACATTTCGGACACGATCCGGAACATATTCGAGCAAGTCGATGTTGAGCAAAGGAAACTGGCTGAGACAACTTACCTGAAGTATATTGCTACGAAGATCACAAACGGTCATATGGAG GCTCTGGATACTCAAGAGTTGTCTTTCCTGCATCTCAAAGTGTGTCGTATTTGGAAGCAAAAGCTCAACAAGGAAGAAGCACTTCAGAAGAAACTTGACTCTTTAGAAGTTGAGttaattaagaaacaaaaatttgCTCAACAACATA TGGCGGAATTAGATCGTAAAGTGGCCCTAGAGAAGCGGCGCCTCGAAGAAGTGAGAGAAGCAGTATGCAGAAGCACGCCTGCTACTTTGTCCGAGGTCAAGCCGCTGCCAATACGAAAGACTCCAGAGAACAATTGCAG TTGTCCCTGTAACGTTGAGCACCAGGCGGTGGCAGAGCGGCGGTCGACTGGAGACCTCGTGAGCGCAGCAACCGCGGTACCACGGACAAGAAGGAAGGAGCATAAG GGAGCAATGTTAAGAACGGACGCCGAGGAGAGGCGAGACCGGAGACTGTACACGGACGAACCACCCACGAGACTGCGTCGGCAGCACGACCGGCCGCCGCGGTTGACGAAGAAGTAA